In Streptomyces sp. NBC_01717, one DNA window encodes the following:
- a CDS encoding DUF3263 domain-containing protein, which translates to MTASENDSHGAETPDTTQPGLSERERAVLAVERRSWPGPGAKEREIREGLGISPTRYYQLLNALLDDRRALEEDPVTVNRLRRVREARRERR; encoded by the coding sequence ATGACCGCCTCCGAGAACGACTCCCACGGTGCGGAGACCCCGGACACGACGCAGCCGGGGCTCTCCGAGAGGGAGCGTGCGGTGCTGGCCGTGGAACGGCGGTCGTGGCCCGGGCCCGGGGCGAAGGAGCGGGAGATCCGCGAGGGGCTGGGGATCTCGCCGACGCGCTACTACCAGCTGCTGAACGCGTTGCTGGACGACCGGCGGGCGCTGGAGGAGGATCCGGTTACGGTCAACCGGCTGCGGCGGGTGCGGGAGGCCCGGCGGGAGAGGCGGTAG
- the nagA gene encoding N-acetylglucosamine-6-phosphate deacetylase: MAGRADSTVLAGAKVVLPTGTVENGRVIVEGTRIVGSAHEGARTVDLTGHWVVPGFVDMHNHGGGGASFTSGTVDEVLTGVRTHREHGTTTLVASTVTGEMDFLAQRAGILSELVEQGDLAGIHFEGPFISPCRKGAHSEKLLRHPDPAEVRKLMDAAHGTAKMFTLATELPGGIESVRLLAEHGVIAAIGHTDATYEQTVEAIDAGATVATHLFNAMPPLAHREPGPIAALLEDERITVELINDGTHLHPAALELAYRHAGAARVALITDAMDAAGFGDGQYQLGPLAVEVKDGVARLVEGGSIAGSTLTLDTAFRRAVTLDRIPVDEVVQSISANPARLLGVYDKVGSLEPGKDADLVVLDADFTLKGVMRKGDWVIEPHLG; encoded by the coding sequence ATGGCCGGACGCGCAGACAGCACGGTTCTCGCAGGGGCCAAGGTGGTTCTTCCCACCGGGACCGTCGAGAACGGGCGGGTGATCGTCGAGGGCACCCGGATCGTCGGCAGTGCACACGAAGGCGCCCGGACCGTCGATCTGACCGGCCACTGGGTCGTGCCCGGCTTCGTCGACATGCACAACCACGGCGGCGGCGGCGCGTCCTTCACCTCCGGCACCGTGGACGAGGTCCTCACCGGCGTCCGCACCCACCGCGAGCACGGCACCACCACCCTGGTCGCCTCCACCGTCACCGGCGAGATGGACTTCCTGGCCCAGCGGGCCGGCATCCTCTCCGAGCTCGTCGAGCAGGGCGATCTGGCCGGAATCCACTTCGAGGGCCCGTTCATCTCGCCGTGCCGCAAGGGCGCGCACAGCGAGAAGCTGCTGCGCCACCCGGACCCGGCCGAGGTCCGCAAGCTGATGGACGCGGCGCACGGCACCGCGAAGATGTTCACCCTCGCCACCGAACTGCCGGGCGGCATCGAGTCGGTGCGGCTGCTCGCCGAGCACGGGGTGATCGCCGCGATCGGGCACACCGACGCGACGTACGAGCAGACCGTCGAGGCGATCGACGCGGGCGCCACCGTCGCCACCCACCTGTTCAACGCGATGCCGCCGCTCGCCCACCGCGAGCCCGGGCCGATCGCCGCGCTCCTGGAGGACGAGCGGATCACCGTCGAGCTGATCAACGACGGTACGCACCTGCACCCGGCCGCCCTGGAGCTGGCCTACCGCCACGCGGGCGCCGCCCGCGTGGCGCTGATCACGGACGCGATGGACGCGGCCGGCTTCGGTGACGGTCAGTACCAGCTGGGCCCGCTCGCCGTCGAGGTCAAGGACGGCGTCGCCCGGCTCGTCGAGGGCGGCTCGATCGCGGGCTCCACGCTCACCCTGGACACCGCGTTCCGCCGGGCCGTCACCCTCGACAGGATCCCGGTCGACGAGGTCGTGCAGTCCATCTCCGCCAACCCGGCGCGCCTGCTCGGCGTGTACGACAAGGTCGGCTCGCTGGAGCCGGGCAAGGACGCCGACCTGGTGGTCCTGGACGCGGACTTCACGCTGAAGGGCGTCATGCGCAAGGGCGATTGGGTCATTGAGCCCCATCTCGGGTGA
- the arfB gene encoding alternative ribosome rescue aminoacyl-tRNA hydrolase ArfB: MSGPYVIRGSVSLPEAELMWRFSRSSGPGGQHVNTSDSQVELRFDLAATDALPEVWKDRALQRLESRLVGGVVTVRASEHRSQWRNRETALVRLASLLAEATAPPPKPRRKTRIPRGINERRLREKKQRGDTKRGRSGRDW; encoded by the coding sequence ATGTCCGGGCCCTATGTCATCCGCGGTTCGGTCTCCCTGCCGGAGGCCGAGCTCATGTGGCGTTTCTCGCGGTCCTCCGGGCCCGGCGGTCAGCACGTCAACACCAGCGACTCCCAGGTGGAGCTCCGCTTCGACCTCGCGGCGACCGACGCGCTTCCCGAGGTGTGGAAGGACCGGGCGCTCCAGCGACTGGAGAGCCGACTGGTGGGCGGCGTGGTCACGGTGCGGGCGTCGGAGCACCGCTCCCAGTGGCGCAACCGCGAGACCGCCCTCGTCCGCCTCGCCTCCCTGCTGGCCGAAGCCACGGCGCCGCCCCCCAAGCCGCGCCGCAAGACCAGGATCCCGCGCGGGATCAACGAACGCCGACTGCGCGAGAAGAAGCAGCGCGGCGACACGAAGCGCGGCCGCTCCGGCCGCGATTGGTGA
- a CDS encoding CBM35 domain-containing protein produces the protein MTAGNNGANTPEDDDPFGYLYEDGQAAGAQAPRQGGYGYPGPASQPGVPRTSYNQVRTVGERQYGQQVPQQQPYGQPQAPYGQPQAPYGGPNAQYAAPETYPGGAPTAPVAAQGGRGRTGGPGKGGPNNRGLLIGAVAVVAVVVIGIGAALMTGDGNDDKKNGAATSAGAAGQVDESPKPKDTGAASEAPVELPKQDAATLKLGGTATVEKTIKGAEGADGVYVTGFNQPGSSVTWKASMKTAGSYRLTVRYAIPAKDANATLTVNGKANSQPIGLKNFVKSSDPNWEKNWQTTWAPVTLNEGDNEIKISCETGNQCDVILDWLEVTPAKG, from the coding sequence ATGACGGCCGGGAACAACGGCGCAAACACACCCGAGGACGACGATCCGTTCGGCTACCTGTACGAGGACGGACAGGCGGCCGGCGCCCAGGCGCCACGGCAGGGCGGATACGGCTACCCGGGTCCGGCCTCGCAGCCCGGCGTGCCGAGGACCTCGTACAACCAGGTGCGGACCGTAGGCGAGCGCCAGTACGGGCAGCAGGTGCCGCAGCAGCAGCCGTACGGCCAGCCGCAGGCACCGTACGGTCAGCCGCAGGCGCCCTACGGCGGACCGAATGCGCAGTACGCCGCCCCCGAGACCTACCCCGGCGGTGCGCCCACCGCACCGGTCGCGGCACAGGGCGGCCGCGGCCGGACCGGTGGCCCCGGCAAGGGCGGTCCGAACAACAGGGGTCTGCTGATCGGTGCGGTCGCCGTCGTCGCGGTCGTGGTCATCGGCATCGGTGCCGCGCTGATGACCGGCGACGGCAACGACGACAAGAAGAACGGGGCCGCCACCTCGGCCGGTGCCGCCGGTCAGGTCGACGAGTCCCCGAAGCCGAAGGACACCGGCGCGGCCTCCGAAGCTCCGGTGGAGCTGCCGAAGCAGGACGCGGCGACGCTGAAGCTGGGTGGCACGGCCACCGTCGAGAAGACCATCAAGGGCGCCGAGGGCGCGGACGGCGTGTACGTCACCGGCTTCAACCAGCCGGGGTCCTCGGTGACCTGGAAGGCGTCCATGAAGACGGCGGGGTCGTACCGGCTGACTGTGCGGTACGCCATCCCGGCCAAGGACGCCAACGCCACGCTGACGGTCAACGGCAAGGCCAACAGCCAGCCCATCGGTCTGAAGAACTTCGTGAAGTCCTCGGACCCGAACTGGGAGAAGAACTGGCAGACCACGTGGGCGCCGGTGACCTTGAACGAGGGCGACAACGAGATCAAGATCTCGTGCGAGACCGGCAACCAGTGCGACGTGATCCTCGACTGGCTCGAGGTCACGCCGGCGAAGGGCTGA
- a CDS encoding TerD family protein, with amino-acid sequence MAVSLSKGGNVSLTKEAPGLTAVTVGLGWDVRTTTGTDFDLDASAIAVNPGGKVVSDGHFVFFNNKSTPDQTIVHTGDNVTGAGEGDDEQINVNLAGLPADVDKIVFPVSIYDAETRSQNFGQVRNAFIRIINQAGGTEIARYDLSEDAATETAMVFGELYRNGAEWKFRAVGQGYASGLRGIAQDFGVNL; translated from the coding sequence ATGGCAGTAAGCCTGTCCAAGGGCGGCAACGTCTCGCTCACCAAGGAGGCCCCGGGCCTGACCGCCGTCACGGTCGGCCTCGGCTGGGACGTCCGCACCACCACCGGCACCGACTTCGACCTCGACGCCTCGGCGATCGCGGTGAACCCGGGCGGGAAGGTCGTCTCCGACGGCCACTTCGTCTTCTTCAACAACAAGTCGACCCCGGACCAGACCATCGTCCACACCGGTGACAACGTCACGGGCGCGGGCGAGGGTGACGACGAGCAGATCAACGTCAACCTGGCGGGCCTGCCGGCCGACGTCGACAAGATCGTCTTCCCGGTCTCCATCTACGACGCCGAGACCCGCAGCCAGAACTTCGGCCAGGTGCGCAACGCGTTCATCCGCATCATCAACCAGGCCGGCGGCACCGAGATCGCCCGCTACGACCTGAGCGAGGACGCCGCCACCGAGACCGCGATGGTCTTCGGCGAGCTGTACCGCAACGGCGCGGAGTGGAAGTTCCGCGCCGTGGGCCAGGGCTACGCCTCGGGCCTGCGCGGCATCGCCCAGGACTTCGGCGTCAACCTCTGA
- a CDS encoding flavin reductase family protein, translating into MSNDEFRGALARLAAGVVLITAEEPPLDEDGRGEDVGMTATAFMSVSLDPPLVLVSLRNGSRMDDLLDEQPLWAVSVLSESQRHIAGRFAMKGRISDRLLFEDIPYVRGEVSSAPLVGGALATLECRTEQRVPAGDHTLVIGRVLSAALPSADGGPLTYFQGRYRQLG; encoded by the coding sequence GTGAGCAACGACGAGTTCCGCGGCGCCCTCGCCCGGCTGGCCGCCGGCGTGGTCCTGATCACCGCCGAGGAGCCGCCGCTCGACGAGGACGGGCGTGGCGAGGACGTCGGCATGACGGCGACCGCCTTCATGTCCGTGTCGCTGGACCCGCCGCTCGTCCTGGTGAGCCTGCGCAACGGCTCCCGGATGGACGACCTGCTCGACGAACAGCCGCTGTGGGCGGTCTCCGTGCTGTCGGAGAGCCAGCGGCACATCGCGGGACGGTTCGCGATGAAGGGCCGGATCAGCGACCGGCTGCTGTTCGAGGACATCCCCTATGTACGGGGAGAGGTGTCGAGCGCACCTCTGGTCGGCGGGGCCCTCGCCACCCTGGAGTGCCGCACGGAGCAGCGGGTGCCCGCGGGCGACCACACGCTGGTGATCGGACGGGTGCTGAGCGCGGCACTGCCGAGCGCGGACGGCGGGCCGCTGACGTACTTCCAGGGGCGCTACCGGCAGCTGGGCTGA
- a CDS encoding 1-phosphofructokinase family hexose kinase, with the protein MILTVTLNTALDLTYGVPALVPHTSHRVGDISERPGGKGLNVARVLSALDHETVVTGFAGGATGAALRDLLAGLPPRDALVAVAGNTRRTIAVVDASTGDTTQLNEPGPLVTAGEWAAFLTTYRKLLGESDAVALCGSLPPGIHVGAYAELVRLARTADVPVLLDTSGEPLRRGIAARPDLIKPNADELAQLTGSREPLRATRDARRRGAHGVVASLGADGMLAVTPDGTWRAAPPARVAGNPTGAGDSAVAGLLSGLVEGLSWPDRLRRAVALSTATVLAPAAGEFDRAAYEELQSRVDVEEYAPTTA; encoded by the coding sequence GTGATCCTCACGGTCACGCTGAACACGGCACTCGACCTGACGTACGGCGTACCGGCGTTGGTCCCGCACACCAGCCACCGCGTCGGCGACATCTCCGAACGCCCCGGCGGCAAGGGCCTCAACGTGGCCCGGGTGCTCTCCGCGCTCGACCACGAGACCGTGGTCACCGGCTTCGCCGGAGGCGCCACCGGAGCCGCACTCCGCGACCTGCTGGCCGGCCTCCCGCCGCGCGACGCACTCGTCGCCGTCGCCGGGAACACCCGCCGCACGATCGCCGTCGTCGACGCGTCCACCGGCGACACCACCCAACTCAACGAACCGGGCCCGCTCGTCACCGCCGGCGAATGGGCCGCCTTCCTCACCACGTACCGAAAGCTCCTCGGCGAATCGGACGCGGTCGCCCTCTGCGGCAGCCTGCCGCCCGGCATCCACGTCGGCGCGTACGCCGAACTGGTCCGCCTGGCCCGCACCGCCGACGTCCCCGTCCTCCTCGACACCAGCGGCGAACCGCTGCGCCGGGGCATCGCGGCCCGCCCCGACCTGATCAAGCCGAACGCCGACGAACTCGCCCAGCTCACCGGCTCCCGCGAACCGCTGCGCGCCACCCGCGACGCGCGCCGCCGCGGCGCGCACGGCGTCGTAGCCTCGCTCGGCGCGGACGGCATGCTCGCCGTAACACCCGACGGCACCTGGCGGGCCGCACCGCCCGCCCGGGTCGCGGGCAACCCGACCGGAGCGGGTGACTCCGCGGTGGCCGGGCTGCTGTCCGGGCTCGTCGAGGGCCTGAGCTGGCCGGACCGGCTGCGCAGGGCGGTGGCACTGTCAACGGCGACGGTGCTGGCCCCCGCGGCCGGGGAGTTCGACCGGGCGGCGTACGAGGAACTGCAGTCGCGCGTCGATGTCGAGGAGTACGCACCGACGACGGCCTGA
- a CDS encoding ABC transporter substrate-binding protein: MQRHYLGLTAAVAALGMAASLSGCGTGSAAGDVTLKLVAADYGNSAANSSKKYWDELARNFEASHKGIKVDVNVYSWKDVDRKVADMVKKGQAPDIAQIGAYADYAKAGKLYSADDMLAIRTQANFLPRLVDAGQYNQTQYGLPFVASTRLLFYNKKYFSKAGLAAPKTWDDIRDDAVVLKQRGVTYPFALPLGQEESQAETMMWLLSGGGGYTDDVGSYDIESPENVKTFDWLKANLVDKGLVGPVAPGKLDRAQAFEAFTSGKVGMLNGHPTLMQEAEQKGVQVGMVPLPGINGPTEGSMGVADWIMGFKQNNHREAIGKFFDYMFEDKNVVAFADEYDLLPVTDSASEVMETDAKHKPLRKFLEALPNAEFYPVGKTSWARTSELIKQNIGKAVEPGGSPAGVLAEIARGAATAEEAE; encoded by the coding sequence GTGCAGCGGCACTACTTGGGACTGACCGCGGCGGTAGCCGCACTCGGCATGGCGGCATCGCTGTCGGGCTGTGGCACCGGCAGCGCAGCGGGGGACGTCACCCTCAAACTCGTCGCGGCCGACTACGGCAACAGCGCGGCGAACAGCTCCAAGAAGTACTGGGACGAACTCGCCAGGAACTTCGAGGCGTCCCACAAGGGCATCAAGGTCGACGTCAACGTCTATTCGTGGAAGGACGTCGACCGCAAGGTCGCCGACATGGTGAAGAAGGGGCAGGCCCCGGACATCGCGCAGATCGGTGCCTACGCGGACTACGCCAAGGCCGGGAAGCTCTACAGCGCCGACGACATGCTCGCCATCCGCACGCAGGCGAACTTCCTGCCGCGGCTGGTCGATGCGGGCCAGTACAACCAGACCCAGTACGGACTGCCGTTCGTCGCCAGCACCCGGCTGCTCTTCTACAACAAGAAGTACTTCAGCAAGGCGGGACTGGCCGCCCCGAAGACCTGGGACGACATCCGTGACGACGCCGTGGTGCTCAAGCAGCGTGGCGTCACCTACCCGTTCGCGCTGCCGCTCGGCCAGGAGGAGTCCCAGGCCGAGACCATGATGTGGCTGCTCAGTGGGGGCGGCGGCTACACGGACGACGTCGGCTCGTACGACATCGAGTCGCCCGAGAACGTCAAGACCTTCGACTGGCTGAAGGCGAATCTGGTCGACAAGGGTCTGGTCGGCCCGGTGGCCCCCGGAAAGCTGGACCGGGCACAGGCGTTCGAGGCGTTCACGAGCGGCAAGGTGGGGATGCTCAACGGGCACCCCACGCTGATGCAGGAGGCCGAGCAGAAGGGCGTCCAGGTCGGCATGGTGCCGCTGCCCGGCATCAACGGCCCGACCGAGGGCTCGATGGGCGTTGCCGACTGGATCATGGGCTTCAAGCAGAACAACCACCGCGAAGCCATCGGAAAATTCTTCGACTACATGTTCGAGGACAAGAACGTGGTGGCCTTCGCCGACGAGTACGACCTGCTGCCGGTCACCGACAGCGCGTCCGAGGTGATGGAGACGGACGCCAAGCACAAGCCGCTGCGGAAGTTCCTGGAGGCGCTGCCGAACGCGGAGTTCTACCCCGTCGGCAAGACGTCGTGGGCGCGGACGAGCGAGCTGATCAAGCAGAACATCGGCAAGGCGGTGGAGCCGGGCGGCAGTCCGGCGGGTGTGCTGGCCGAGATCGCGCGGGGGGCGGCGACAGCGGAAGAGGCGGAGTAG
- a CDS encoding SIS domain-containing protein, which translates to MSRTASEIATQPSCWRRAAEAGAEFDGLPRPGERVAVTGCGTSWFMAIAYAALREAAGQGETDAFASSEFPAGRPYDRVVAITRSGTTTEVLDLLGELRGKVATVALTADPRTPVMDAADAVAVLDWADEESVVQTRFATTALAFLRAGLEAAGPLPAGVKTVAEAAVDAELAVTEPLAEAVVAAEQWTFLGRGWTYGLAQEAGLKMREAAGAWTESYPAMEYRHGPISITGPNRVAWVFGALPDGLAGEVAGVGGTLVAHATADPMADLIRAQRLAVEIAESKGYDPDHPRNLSRSVILAP; encoded by the coding sequence ATGTCCCGTACCGCATCAGAGATTGCCACCCAGCCCAGCTGCTGGCGGCGCGCCGCGGAGGCGGGGGCCGAGTTCGACGGACTGCCGCGGCCGGGTGAGCGGGTCGCCGTCACCGGGTGCGGCACCTCCTGGTTCATGGCGATCGCATACGCGGCGCTGCGCGAGGCGGCCGGGCAGGGCGAGACCGATGCGTTCGCCTCGTCGGAGTTCCCCGCGGGGCGTCCGTACGACCGGGTCGTGGCGATCACCCGCTCCGGCACGACGACCGAGGTCCTCGACCTCCTCGGTGAGCTGCGCGGCAAGGTGGCCACCGTCGCGCTGACCGCCGACCCGAGGACGCCCGTGATGGACGCCGCCGACGCCGTGGCCGTACTGGACTGGGCGGACGAGGAGTCGGTCGTCCAGACCCGGTTCGCCACCACCGCGCTGGCCTTCCTGCGGGCCGGCCTGGAGGCGGCGGGTCCGCTTCCGGCGGGGGTGAAGACGGTCGCCGAGGCGGCGGTCGACGCGGAGCTCGCGGTGACGGAACCGCTGGCGGAAGCGGTCGTCGCGGCCGAGCAGTGGACATTCCTGGGGCGCGGCTGGACGTACGGGCTGGCCCAGGAGGCCGGGCTCAAGATGCGCGAGGCGGCGGGTGCCTGGACCGAGTCGTACCCGGCGATGGAGTACCGCCACGGACCGATCTCGATCACCGGGCCGAACCGGGTCGCGTGGGTGTTCGGCGCACTGCCCGACGGGCTCGCGGGCGAGGTCGCGGGGGTCGGCGGCACGCTGGTGGCCCATGCCACGGCCGACCCGATGGCCGATCTGATCCGGGCCCAGCGGCTCGCGGTCGAGATCGCGGAGTCGAAGGGGTATGACCCGGACCACCCGCGCAATCTTTCCCGCAGCGTGATCCTGGCACCCTGA
- a CDS encoding ROK family protein, protein MKHVIALDVGGTGMKAALVGADGTLLYEARRATGRERGPDAVVESILAFAAELRAHGEEQFGESAAAAGVAVPGIVDAENGIAVYASNLGWRDVPMRDKLGERLGGVPVALGHDVRTGGLAEGRIGAGKGADRFLFVPLGTGIAGAIGIAGTIEAGAHGYAGEIGHIVVRPDGPDCGCGQRGCLETLASASAVSRAWAAASGDPKADAADCAKAVESGDPAAVRVWRNAVDALAAGLVTALTLLDPRTLIIGGGLAEAGETLFVPLRAAVEERVTFQKLPHIVPAALGDTAGCLGAGLLAWDLLSTEVSA, encoded by the coding sequence GTGAAACACGTCATCGCCCTCGATGTGGGCGGCACCGGAATGAAGGCCGCCCTGGTCGGGGCCGACGGCACCCTGCTGTACGAGGCCCGGCGCGCGACCGGCCGGGAGCGCGGACCCGACGCCGTCGTGGAGTCGATCCTCGCCTTCGCCGCGGAGCTGCGCGCCCACGGTGAGGAACAGTTCGGCGAGAGTGCCGCCGCGGCCGGTGTCGCCGTACCCGGCATCGTCGACGCGGAGAACGGGATCGCGGTCTACGCCTCGAACCTCGGCTGGCGCGACGTACCGATGCGGGACAAGCTCGGCGAGCGGCTCGGCGGAGTGCCCGTCGCGCTCGGCCACGACGTCAGGACCGGCGGGCTCGCCGAGGGCCGGATCGGCGCGGGCAAGGGCGCCGACCGCTTCCTCTTCGTGCCGCTGGGCACCGGCATCGCCGGGGCCATCGGCATCGCGGGCACCATCGAGGCGGGCGCGCACGGGTACGCGGGCGAGATCGGGCACATCGTGGTCCGACCGGACGGGCCGGACTGCGGCTGCGGACAGCGCGGCTGTCTGGAGACCCTGGCCTCCGCCTCCGCGGTAAGCCGCGCCTGGGCCGCCGCGTCGGGCGACCCGAAAGCCGATGCGGCGGACTGCGCGAAGGCCGTCGAGTCGGGCGATCCCGCGGCCGTACGGGTCTGGCGGAACGCGGTCGACGCGCTCGCCGCCGGGCTGGTCACCGCGCTCACCCTGCTCGACCCGCGCACGCTGATCATCGGTGGCGGGCTCGCCGAGGCGGGGGAAACCTTGTTCGTACCACTCCGTGCGGCCGTCGAGGAACGCGTCACGTTCCAGAAGCTGCCCCACATCGTCCCGGCGGCCCTCGGGGACACCGCCGGATGCCTGGGCGCAGGGCTGCTCGCCTGGGATCTTCTCTCCACGGAGGTATCCGCCTGA
- a CDS encoding class II fructose-bisphosphate aldolase — MPLVSTGELVSAAQADGHGIAAFNVITLEHAEAIAAGAERAGAPAILQISENAVKFHGGRLSAIAAATAAVARSSGAPLALHLDHVESVDLLHQAHAEGFGSVMFDASKLPYEQNVQATADAVAWGHERGIWIEAELGKVGGKEGEAPLDAHAPGVRTDPAEAAAYVAATGVDALAVAVGSSHAMTERTAALDHALIGQLRDAVTVPLVLHGSSGVPDDEIRQAVASGMRKINVGTALNTAFTGAVRAYLAENPTGVDPRKYLVPGREAMAATVAGFLALMG; from the coding sequence ATGCCGCTCGTCAGCACCGGTGAACTCGTCTCGGCCGCCCAGGCCGACGGCCACGGGATCGCCGCCTTCAACGTCATCACGCTGGAGCACGCGGAGGCCATCGCCGCGGGCGCGGAGCGCGCCGGGGCGCCCGCCATCCTGCAGATCTCCGAGAACGCCGTGAAGTTCCACGGCGGCCGGCTCTCCGCGATCGCCGCCGCGACGGCCGCCGTCGCCCGTTCCTCCGGCGCGCCGCTCGCCCTCCACCTCGACCACGTCGAGTCCGTCGACCTGCTGCACCAGGCGCACGCGGAGGGCTTCGGCTCGGTGATGTTCGATGCCTCGAAGCTCCCGTACGAGCAGAACGTGCAGGCCACGGCCGACGCGGTGGCCTGGGGTCACGAGCGCGGCATCTGGATCGAGGCGGAACTCGGCAAGGTCGGCGGCAAGGAGGGCGAGGCCCCGCTCGACGCCCACGCCCCCGGCGTCCGCACGGACCCGGCCGAGGCCGCCGCCTATGTCGCGGCGACCGGCGTGGACGCGCTGGCCGTCGCGGTCGGCTCCTCGCACGCCATGACGGAACGCACCGCCGCCCTGGACCACGCCCTGATCGGGCAGCTGCGCGACGCGGTCACGGTCCCGCTGGTGCTGCACGGCTCCAGCGGCGTCCCGGACGACGAGATCCGCCAGGCGGTCGCCTCCGGCATGCGCAAGATCAATGTGGGCACGGCCCTGAACACGGCCTTCACGGGCGCGGTGCGCGCCTACCTGGCCGAGAACCCGACGGGCGTCGACCCGCGCAAGTACCTCGTCCCGGGCCGCGAGGCGATGGCTGCGACGGTGGCGGGATTCCTGGCGCTGATGGGCTGA
- the cdgB gene encoding diguanylate cyclase CdgB, whose amino-acid sequence MEAESEPYVRLATMRQLHQAVADLNTARSLADTLQTVADGIVAGLGYELACVNLVRPDGDLVVAAFAGNSAAEALITGRVGSRTSWDRRLAMGECWDGLRFIPHTDGWVLLDDDVPQWHTEGPEPRFEDEWHPQDRLYAPMYASGGGQDLLGVISVDRPRNGRRPGAWGREALQMYASQAAIAISNARLRANMQRALVRLEREQAALRASEESFRQAFEYAPSGMAIAEMGGDQHGRLLRTNDALCRLLGRPASVLRRYSFADLVHPEDVGTLLRTSAEGGRAELRLGRRDGSYLWVSLRNSVVADTADGPRFLLTHVEDIEERKRHELHLAHRASHDALTGLPNSAELRARLSARLCERPHAAAATAVEALDAAYGDVEDAEGRVHGFRADGFEADAVAGGPYDHHVHAVAPDGDSDDAAKGLAVLFCDLDGFKSINDRFGHHTGDAVLIEVARRLTTCVRDGDTVARLGGDEFVVLADGLGAADAADLAVRLRNAIIPPIRVDGRAVRVGASFGIGWAGCGMTVEEVLRSADQRMYVEKRSRSKVHRRAG is encoded by the coding sequence ATGGAGGCCGAGTCGGAGCCGTACGTCCGTCTGGCGACGATGCGGCAGCTGCATCAGGCCGTCGCCGATCTCAATACGGCGCGGAGCCTGGCCGACACACTGCAGACCGTGGCCGACGGAATCGTCGCCGGTCTCGGATATGAGCTGGCCTGCGTCAACCTCGTCCGTCCCGACGGTGATCTGGTCGTCGCCGCCTTCGCGGGCAACTCCGCCGCCGAAGCCCTGATCACCGGCCGCGTCGGTTCCCGCACCTCGTGGGATCGCCGCCTGGCCATGGGTGAGTGCTGGGACGGTCTCCGCTTCATACCGCACACCGACGGCTGGGTCCTCCTCGACGACGACGTACCGCAGTGGCACACCGAGGGCCCCGAGCCCCGCTTCGAGGACGAGTGGCACCCGCAGGACCGGCTCTACGCCCCGATGTACGCGTCCGGGGGCGGCCAGGACCTCCTCGGCGTCATCTCCGTCGACCGCCCGCGCAACGGCCGCCGTCCCGGCGCGTGGGGCCGCGAGGCTCTCCAGATGTACGCGTCGCAGGCGGCCATTGCGATCAGTAACGCCCGGCTCCGAGCAAACATGCAGCGCGCCCTGGTCCGGCTCGAACGCGAACAGGCGGCGCTGCGGGCCAGCGAGGAGTCGTTCCGCCAGGCCTTCGAGTACGCCCCCAGCGGCATGGCCATCGCCGAGATGGGCGGTGACCAGCACGGCAGGCTGCTGCGCACCAACGACGCCCTGTGCCGGCTGCTCGGCCGCCCCGCCTCCGTACTGCGCCGCTACTCCTTCGCCGACCTGGTCCACCCCGAGGACGTCGGCACCCTGCTGCGGACGTCCGCCGAGGGCGGCCGAGCCGAGCTGCGGCTCGGGCGCCGGGACGGCTCGTACCTCTGGGTGTCGCTGCGCAACTCCGTCGTCGCGGACACCGCCGACGGCCCGCGTTTCCTCCTCACCCACGTGGAGGACATAGAGGAGCGCAAGCGCCACGAGCTGCATCTGGCGCACCGCGCCTCGCACGACGCGCTGACCGGGCTGCCCAACAGTGCCGAGCTGCGCGCGCGGCTCAGTGCCCGGCTCTGCGAGCGTCCGCACGCGGCGGCCGCCACCGCCGTGGAGGCGCTGGACGCGGCGTACGGCGACGTCGAGGACGCGGAGGGTCGCGTGCACGGCTTCCGTGCCGACGGCTTCGAGGCCGACGCGGTGGCCGGCGGCCCGTACGACCACCATGTGCACGCCGTGGCACCCGACGGCGACAGCGACGACGCGGCGAAGGGACTCGCCGTCCTCTTCTGCGACCTCGACGGCTTCAAGTCGATCAACGACCGCTTCGGGCACCACACCGGTGACGCCGTCCTGATCGAGGTCGCCCGCCGGCTCACCACCTGTGTGCGCGACGGTGACACCGTCGCACGGCTCGGGGGTGACGAATTCGTCGTCCTCGCGGACGGGCTCGGCGCCGCGGATGCCGCGGATCTGGCGGTACGTCTACGAAACGCCATCATTCCGCCCATTCGGGTGGATGGTCGCGCGGTGCGGGTCGGGGCGAGCTTCGGGATCGGCTGGGCCGGCTGCGGCATGACCGTCGAAGAGGTGCTGCGCTCCGCCGACCAGCGGATGTACGTGGAAAAACGGTCCCGGTCGAAAGTTCACCGCAGGGCCGGCTGA